One window from the genome of Cryobacterium sp. GrIS_2_6 encodes:
- a CDS encoding nucleoside triphosphate pyrophosphatase codes for MRLYLASTSPARLTLLRAAGIEPVTIAPGVDEDEVAADAARLLGAPLTPRHTVELLARAKAEDVSRAIVALDAEAADGDDVHLVLGGDSVFVIDGVIYGKPHTAERARERWELQRGRTGQLYSGHWLIEHRAGVPGRAVGAVAVADVTFADDIDDAELDAYIATGEPLFVAGAFTIDSLGAPFITHIEGDPSTVVGLSLPTLRRLVLSLGHSWPSLWNRANA; via the coding sequence ATGCGCCTCTATCTGGCTTCGACCTCTCCGGCCCGGCTCACGCTCCTTCGGGCAGCGGGCATCGAGCCGGTCACGATCGCTCCCGGCGTCGACGAAGACGAGGTCGCAGCGGATGCCGCCCGGCTGCTGGGCGCACCGCTGACGCCCCGTCACACGGTCGAGTTGCTCGCCAGGGCCAAAGCGGAGGACGTTTCCCGGGCGATCGTCGCCCTGGACGCCGAGGCCGCCGACGGTGACGACGTGCACCTCGTGCTCGGCGGGGACTCCGTCTTCGTCATCGATGGCGTGATCTACGGCAAGCCGCACACGGCCGAGCGGGCCAGGGAGCGCTGGGAGCTGCAGCGCGGCCGCACCGGGCAGCTCTACTCCGGCCACTGGCTCATCGAACACAGGGCCGGCGTGCCCGGCCGGGCCGTCGGGGCCGTCGCGGTCGCCGACGTGACCTTCGCCGACGACATCGACGACGCCGAGCTCGACGCATACATCGCGACGGGAGAGCCCCTGTTCGTGGCGGGGGCCTTCACGATCGACAGTCTGGGAGCACCCTTCATCACCCACATCGAGGGCGATCCCTCGACCGTCGTCGGCTTGTCCTTACCGACGCTGCGCCGGCTCGTGCTGAGTCTCGGGCACTCCTGGCCGAGCCTGTGGAACCGCGCGAACGCCTGA